A window of Ananas comosus cultivar F153 linkage group 11, ASM154086v1, whole genome shotgun sequence genomic DNA:
TTGTGATCCTTTtgcccttcttttttctttttccaattaAAAAATCTCTATCGTGTTGATTGCTCCAtgaatgaattaaaaaaagattaactAATAATAACCATTCTATTCTCTTTCCTTCCGGTCCAACTGTGGATAATTGTTTGATTAGAATCGATAAGTTTCCTTTAACTtctctaatatattataaaattttcctTCATACTTTGAAGATATAAAATAGATGCACAATGCAAAAAGTATAGCGGTTGttcaataataatatacatgTACTAATAGCTCTTGATCACCACTTGGGTTATTAATTTAAAGCGTCTAAGATGAGCACTCATTACTTGCCCTTCAacaaattatactattttaatattaaaaacgcACTCTGCGCCCGACAAGGATTACATCAATATTCGTGTAACATTATATTATAATGGATTGGGAGATAATAATCGTTCTTggtaatataatttattttaaaaaaaaaattgggtaccACCTAGTGGCTAAGGGACGCATCAAGAAGCACGGATGCATAAAATAAGATGAACATAAAGTACAAAGAGAAACAGAAAAAGtagatatgaaaaataataaagagtAAACTTTCAATACTATTTTTGTGATTTCCTACTTTcacattttagtatcctgtaggttaaagtgtatcaacttagtaccctatgatttcatttttttttttcttttcgtcagctcatccgttaatatttcgttaaattatatacaaaaaacttcatatatcccatctagatttatcaaatattcactttagtatcctttaatttttaactttgtcactcatttaacgaaaaaaattagtgaaatagataataataaaaaaaatgaaaccacaaagtactaaattgatacactttaaaccatagggcactaaagtgaaaaaatacaaaacacaggagtggtatttaaagtttttccaaaaataaatgGTATTGGAATTATAGCTCGTAAAGGGTGATTAATCATGCTATTAAGGATCTGGGGGGAATCCACAACAGTTTGAAAAGTTTTTGTTACCCAAATGACTTGACAAAAAAGATTAGGGAACTGTCTTAATTGATACTGAAATCTACCGATTGTTTTGAAATCTCTGTATGTTCATTGTACTCACGAGAATGCTCCAATAATGAAAATCATGCTGATTATGCTtttgtttctttcatttttaCAATTATCCTATAGTTGGGTAACTGTCTTTAAGAGATTTAAGGATTTGAGGTTCTCACAAAATCAATTACAATGATGATATGTGGTTAAAGCTCTAGCATATATCCCAAGCATCAATCATCAACAGAGAAATGATAATTTAATGACGGAGTTGATTAATTGATCTTAAAAAATGAACAAGCAATCCATGAGAGTGGTTTATGGTTCTTTTTTTCCGCAGAAAGACCTGGAGTGCTTAGTGTTTGGATGTTGATATCACAATAATtgacttgtaaaagtatcaacCAGATGTACttgtaaacttttttattttcaaatttttaggcAATTGTACTTTCAAATGCATCATTATCTTAAATAAAGCAATGACCAGATAATTGTACCAATTAGAACTATATGGAATCCTATGCAACTCAAAGAACATTTTCAGAGCAACAGAGTTTAAATTgtgcaataaaaataaagtaataaaataattaatagattCTTTTACCTTGGTGTGGACTGTGGAGTTGTGCCATTCAATGAGGGAGCTTTCGGGTCCTTATTACTATGAATGGTGAGGATTTCCACTTGTCCTCCTTTTCCTGCAAGACTATATATTTATGTTATTGATGCTCAAGTTGCTATAtaggatattaaaaaaaaaaaagcatgtgaGGGACCAGAGCAAGGGGTTACTATTATTATGAGGCCAAATTTAATTTGGGAGAACCCTGGGGTCGGGTTTGTGAATTTGCAATTTGTGGCAATGTTCACTTAAGGGAATCCAAAACAAGGagtaaatttgtaaataatGTGGGGCTAGGTGAGAGAGGGCCTTGTGACTAATTTGATGGATGCAGCGGAATGCCTACTTCTAAAGGAAAGAAGCTTTTACAACATGAAGGTATGTATCATATGCATCACTTTATATTTACCATAGAAAGAATACACAAATGGGGCATGTTTAGATGTTCTGGAGAGAACTTATGTGTAACAATTGCAATCTAGAAGATTAGTTCTAATCCATTTCGATGTCCATTAAATCATGAGTAAACTAATTTTAGTTTAATGCAAATAAGAATAATGAATTTAACATACAGAATGATTTACCTTATTTCAAGAAAAATGAATTATTCTGACAAATTACCTTTCAAAAAGTAAGCATTTTGATGAATAGTTTGAAATATTAAGATGTTTTCCACGTCAAGTTGATTTAGTCATTAAAATATTCATTGGAAAAAGAATAAGGTAAAGATGATTACTATGGAAACTCCCTAAAACACTCAGATAAATTAGACAACAtgttaaaaatctaatttacaTTCTCTAATGGCAGCACTTAGCAGCGCAAAATTAGTAAAGACTCTGAGAGACACTGCCTTTTCAAGTTATAAGCATAGTTGGCTGCAAAATTAATCAGGTACATGATCCTTTAAAAAGCTAGTTTATGTCAAGAATaatagagtggcattgaacagAGGAATCTACAGAACAGATTATACAGCATGGATATCAGCAATTATTCCAGCAAGGTAGTAGATGCATcatcaatttttatatgttctttttattctttgtgTGTGTATATAACCCCCATGACTATGCAAAATTGTTTAAGTATTCCTAGAAAGTTGGTATTTGCGGGTGTGCTCGTTACTCCTGGAAGCATATTTATTTGTAGTTATGCCAGAGTATACATACAAAAGTGGTTTTTGCATAGGCACACAGGCACAGGCAGGGACACATGAAATGAACAAATACCAACTTGACAGGAGAACTTGCATAATTCCACATACTTGCACGAGGTTATATGCATAAAGACTGACAGTTATATACACAAAGAATTCAGGCAAGTGATCGCCGATCTTAGCATTGTACAAACTGTTATAATGTTTCTGGCTTACTTGGATGAAAGAAGATGCAGAACCCAATGAATCTGCTTGCAGGAAAAGCTCTAGATATCTTGTTGCAGCATGCTGACGAGTCGAAGGCAGTAAGAGAAAAGAATCAAGAAGTAAATTGAATTACTTCTCAGAATATAAAGGCATGGGAAGAATGAGAGCGCATATTTGATGACGCCACCAAAGATTCAAAACATCTCAAAGCAACTCTTATCTTCGAGGTTTCAATAATGATGTTTCGGCATTTTTACTTGCCAtgcaaaaaaatagaagttaatGGACTTTGCATTTTTATTTGCCATGCAAAAAATAGAAGGTTATGGCCTTTCTCTAACTCACAATATGCCATGACGATGCTAAAGCAAAATGATCATCCAACTTTAGTATATGAAAATCCTTCCCTGAAAACAGCAGAATCCTTAAGGCATCAATCAATCTGGATTATATCCCCctttaaatagataatttttaaaGGAGAATTATGAGATCAAAGAGAAGATATTAGCCCTTTGTCCATGTAGAAAGATCTCACAGGACAATTGATGATACAATGCCATCTATGTTCCCCATCATTGCAATACCATTATAAACTCTACAGCATATAGCTTATTTAGAGTTATTTTCCACTTTGTACTCGTAAAATTCCATCACATTGAGCTACTCCATGAAACTTTACCCTTTAGCTCAAACCACATATCTACAGCAATGCACTGTCTCGCTGCTCACATTTGCTATCAATGGCATGATGTAACTCTCTTTTGTAGACCCAAAAATTATCTTCATTATAGAGGGCTCATTACCTGATATCCATGAGGCTACAGAAAAAGAAACAAGCAACTCTTATATACCTTCATAGTTATTTTTTACCTATAACCCTCATCTCCACAAGAACACTTCCCATCTTTAAAATGGTGGAATTGCTCTGTGTCCCTCACTGTTATATCTCGCCGCACAACCTTTGAAATCAACTTTAAAATTCTATGACACCTCTGACACATATACAAGTTCTTGGTAACCCAAATCGGCGTCCCAGGCACACTATTTATGAGTCCAAAAGAAACAGCTAATCTCTCACTATGGCCACAAAATATATCGCTCTTTGATTCTTCAAGGTCATTCGACGATTGATCCTCAAGAAAATAACCCGCTGCTTTAATCCTACCGTAAAGGCCACCTAAGACAGCATTGATCTCCTTGATCTGTGGATGAGATTCATCACCACTAAGAAATGCATGAACGGTTCCTTTAACCTCAACCCAACTGCATCCGGGATCAATCTCTAATTCCTTATCTCTCATCATCTTTCTAACTCTAGCCACTTGATCCCATCTTCCCCCATCAGCATATAGGTTACATAAGAGTATATAGTATCCAATTTTTTCCGACTCCAAATTAAATATGAACTCAGCAGCAAGTTCGCCAAGCTCAATATTGCGGTGTATTCTGCATCCATTCAACAGTGCTCCCCATATGGCAGCATCTGGCTCAATGGGCATTTCTTTTATGAATCTGTGGGCTTCCTCCAAAAGCCCTGCACGTCCCAAAAGGTCCACCATACAAGCATAGTGCTTTAAATTCGGGACTATGGAGTAGTTTTTACTCATGCTGTTAAAAAAGTTCCAACCTTGACTAACCAATCCACACCTACTACAAGCACAAAGGAGAGCAACAAATGTAACTTCATCTGGCTTCACTCCAGCATCCACCATCCAATCGAACAATTGAACGGCGAGATCACCTTGTCCGCGCCCGGCATAGCCTGTAAGCATGATATTCCAAGATACCACGTCCTTCTTCTCCTGTATATTGAACTGAGACCAAGCATATTTTGTCCTTCCACACTTAGCATACAAGTCTAAGAGCGCATTTGCAAGATAACCCTCGGATCCTAAACCATTTCTCAGAGCTTGAGCGTGAATCTCCTTTCCGCACATCAATGCTCCAACTGCAGCGCACGCGGAAAGGGCAGCAATGAATGTGATAGAGTTGGGTTTTACATTGGCTTGCATGCGGCGAAAGAAGCTCAAAGCTTCAAAACTCCTATGATTTATGCGAAAGCCAGAGATTATTGAACTCCAAGATATCACATCTTTCTCAGGCATGTGCTTGAATACTTCAATGGCTTTATCGATGCATCGAGACTTTGAATACATATCGACAAGAGTATTTCCAACTATAGTATACGGAACAAGCCCTTTACTTCTTGCAAGTTCGTGTAACTTGATGCCGATATCTAAACGACCCAAGCAGGCACAGGCCGCAAGTACACTAGCTATTGTGACCTCATCAGGTTTCATGTTTTGGGCTTCCATTACTTCATAGACTTCCAGAGCCTTACTCGGGGAACCATTTTTCTCATAACCAGAAATCATCGCGGTCCATGAAACAACATCCTTGAATTCCATTCTAGAGAAGATTTTCTCAGCTTCGCTCAGTCTCCCAAGACTGGAATACATCTGAATCAATGCGTTATGGACTGAAACGTCAGCAATGAAATCTTTCTTGATCGCATACCCATGAATCTCCTTTCCTAAACTCCAATCGCTCAATGATCCATAAGCAGAGATCACACTCGTCATTGTCATAAGGTCCGGTTCAATAGAACGATTTCGCATGGTGAGAAACAATGCTAACCCTTTAACAGACTCCTCGTTCTCAAAATATCCAGCAATCATTGCATTCCAAGAGATACAATCTCTTTTAGGCATATCATCAAACACCTTCCGTGCATTCACCAAATCACCGCACTTTGCATACATGGTAATCAAAGCGTTTAGAACATCAGTTTCCGACGCAAACCCGAATCGAACTACATGGCCATGGACCTCCCTGCCCAGATTAAGATCGGGAATACCTCCGCAACTCCTCAGAACGCAAGGGAACGTGTACACATCCGGTACAATGCCGGCCCATATCATCCTTTGATACAAATCTAACGCCTCCTCCATAAACCCGGCCTTTCCATACCCACCCACCATCACATTCCAGGAAAAGACGTCTCTTTGAACCATTTTACCGAACACTGACCACGCAACAAGGAGATTCCCAAACCGAACAAACATGCTCAGCAGCGCGTTCCCGAGGCGAAGCGTGAGATGGACACTCGTGGAATCGATGTGGGAGTACACGCGCGAGCCCTCGGCGACCGCCCGCTTCCATTCGCAGAGCCTGAGGAGGGCGACATAGGTGGTCTCTTCGAGCGGGTCCTCCGTAGAAGAGGAGTCGAGAAGGAGGATAGCTTGGTGTAAATGGCCATGGACGCATAGGCGGCGGATGTGGAGGTTgaggtcggaggaggaggaggtggtggtaaTGGCGTTAGGGGTAGGAGAAGAGAGTGTTGAGGACTTTTTGGGGGAGATTTGTGGGAGAACGGGGTTGGGGAAAGGGTTTAGAGTTTTGGGTTTCGGGGGTTTGGGGGAGAAGGGGATTGGGGCACTTTTTGTATAAATTGACGCCATTGTTGGAGGAGGGAGAGTGCATGGTGTTTTTGTGGAGAGGGGTTTTGGGAGGGGAAAAGCGTGGagcatttaaacttaaaagaGAGGGGGCTTCAAATGGATAAGATTATGATTTTATTaataagtttaatttaatttgctcACGTATACGTGACGCATGCGACATGTCCCTGTCTTAAAGTAGGTAAATTATAGTTGTGTGTCGTAATTAAAGgtctaaatcatatttttagTGCATGTTATTTACTAATGGtggattttaatattttatcgaACCCACGGCATCGAAAACAAAGCCTTTGACATTCCATTATATttgatgatattttaaactAGTTTGGATTTTTAATCATGTCAAAAATTATTGACTAAAATATTTGTGACTTAAATGTAACATAAAATTGCTTCTTATGCAGAGTTTTTTTATATTCTGGTTCTTGATCTCTAtgcccccgtttggttcggggttaagaaaaagtagctattacaggaatagggttaagttcaggattaaaatggtgttaaaatttttttgtgttt
This region includes:
- the LOC109717463 gene encoding pentatricopeptide repeat-containing protein At1g15510, chloroplastic; this encodes MLHAFPLPKPLSTKTPCTLPPPTMASIYTKSAPIPFSPKPPKPKTLNPFPNPVLPQISPKKSSTLSSPTPNAITTTSSSSDLNLHIRRLCVHGHLHQAILLLDSSSTEDPLEETTYVALLRLCEWKRAVAEGSRVYSHIDSTSVHLTLRLGNALLSMFVRFGNLLVAWSVFGKMVQRDVFSWNVMVGGYGKAGFMEEALDLYQRMIWAGIVPDVYTFPCVLRSCGGIPDLNLGREVHGHVVRFGFASETDVLNALITMYAKCGDLVNARKVFDDMPKRDCISWNAMIAGYFENEESVKGLALFLTMRNRSIEPDLMTMTSVISAYGSLSDWSLGKEIHGYAIKKDFIADVSVHNALIQMYSSLGRLSEAEKIFSRMEFKDVVSWTAMISGYEKNGSPSKALEVYEVMEAQNMKPDEVTIASVLAACACLGRLDIGIKLHELARSKGLVPYTIVGNTLVDMYSKSRCIDKAIEVFKHMPEKDVISWSSIISGFRINHRSFEALSFFRRMQANVKPNSITFIAALSACAAVGALMCGKEIHAQALRNGLGSEGYLANALLDLYAKCGRTKYAWSQFNIQEKKDVVSWNIMLTGYAGRGQGDLAVQLFDWMVDAGVKPDEVTFVALLCACSRCGLVSQGWNFFNSMSKNYSIVPNLKHYACMVDLLGRAGLLEEAHRFIKEMPIEPDAAIWGALLNGCRIHRNIELGELAAEFIFNLESEKIGYYILLCNLYADGGRWDQVARVRKMMRDKELEIDPGCSWVEVKGTVHAFLSGDESHPQIKEINAVLGGLYGRIKAAGYFLEDQSSNDLEESKSDIFCGHSERLAVSFGLINSVPGTPIWVTKNLYMCQRCHRILKLISKVVRRDITVRDTEQFHHFKDGKCSCGDEGYR